Proteins co-encoded in one Nitratireductor kimnyeongensis genomic window:
- a CDS encoding tripartite tricarboxylate transporter permease codes for MDAVLTAFGEVLQPQVFLIIVAASAYGLMIGSIPGLTATMGTALLVPITFFLDPIPAIGAIVASTTMAIFAGDIPGALLRIPGTPASAAYTDESYRMREKGQVELALGVNMLCSTIGGLVGVAVLILAAPQIAAVSLGFSSYEYFWLALLGLSCAIFVSSSSPVKGVLSLCLGLMLSTIGIDVVMGVKRFTFGDTELIGGVSIIPVLIGMFAITEILRKVARPSRLPAPPPVRLGAMISGVGSTIWRFKGGVARSSLLGSVIGALPGAGADIAAWIAYALSKKFSRTPEKFGTGYPEGIVSASSANNAALSGAYVPSLVFGIPGDTITAILIGVLLMKGITPGPMVFVMDTGLVNAIFAVFIIANLLMLPLGLAAVYGSRRLLSIPQDILFPIILLFCVIGAFAANNTLFDVWVMLVVGLIAFILEENDFPLAPMILALILGQLVEENFMKSIIKADGQLTEFFARPIGGTLGVLTLVIWVLLIGISLYRATRSRRAETIGE; via the coding sequence ATGGATGCGGTTCTGACAGCCTTTGGTGAGGTCCTGCAGCCGCAGGTCTTCCTTATTATTGTGGCCGCCTCCGCCTACGGGCTGATGATCGGCTCTATCCCCGGGCTCACCGCCACCATGGGCACCGCGCTGCTGGTCCCGATCACCTTTTTTCTGGATCCTATCCCTGCCATCGGCGCTATTGTCGCGTCCACCACCATGGCGATCTTCGCTGGCGATATTCCCGGCGCGCTTCTGCGCATACCCGGTACACCTGCGTCGGCCGCCTATACGGACGAATCCTATCGCATGCGCGAGAAAGGGCAGGTGGAGTTGGCGCTGGGCGTCAACATGCTGTGCTCTACCATTGGCGGCCTTGTCGGTGTTGCAGTCCTTATTCTCGCCGCTCCTCAAATTGCAGCGGTCTCTCTGGGGTTTTCGAGTTACGAGTATTTCTGGTTGGCGCTGCTTGGACTGTCCTGCGCGATCTTCGTTTCCAGCAGTTCACCGGTCAAAGGTGTTCTCTCGTTGTGCCTCGGCCTGATGCTGTCCACGATCGGCATCGATGTGGTGATGGGGGTGAAGCGCTTCACGTTCGGCGATACCGAACTGATCGGGGGCGTGTCCATAATCCCGGTTTTGATCGGCATGTTCGCCATTACCGAGATCCTGCGCAAGGTCGCACGCCCCTCGCGGTTGCCTGCGCCGCCACCGGTGCGGCTCGGCGCCATGATATCGGGTGTCGGAAGCACAATCTGGCGTTTCAAGGGCGGGGTTGCGCGTTCCTCTCTGCTCGGCAGCGTCATCGGCGCCCTGCCGGGGGCGGGCGCCGACATCGCCGCGTGGATTGCCTACGCGCTCTCCAAAAAGTTCTCCCGGACGCCTGAAAAGTTCGGCACCGGCTACCCCGAGGGCATCGTCAGTGCATCCAGCGCCAACAATGCGGCACTGTCTGGAGCTTATGTGCCGAGCCTTGTCTTCGGCATTCCCGGTGACACGATCACGGCAATTCTGATCGGCGTTCTCCTGATGAAGGGTATCACGCCCGGACCGATGGTTTTCGTAATGGACACCGGGCTGGTCAATGCCATTTTCGCGGTTTTCATTATAGCGAACCTTTTGATGCTGCCCTTGGGGCTGGCGGCTGTTTACGGCTCGCGCCGCCTCCTCAGCATCCCGCAGGACATTCTCTTTCCGATCATCCTTCTGTTTTGCGTTATCGGAGCCTTTGCCGCCAACAACACGCTGTTCGATGTCTGGGTCATGCTGGTTGTCGGTCTCATCGCCTTTATCCTTGAAGAGAATGATTTTCCGTTGGCGCCCATGATCCTGGCTCTGATCCTCGGACAACTGGTCGAAGAAAATTTCATGAAATCGATCATCAAGGCGGACGGGCAACTGACCGAGTTTTTCGCGCGTCCCATCGGCGGAACGCTCGGCGTGCTGACACTGGTGATCTGGGTGCTGCTGATCGGGATATCGCTCTACAGGGCAACCAGGTCGCGCCGTGCAGAAACAATTGGAGAGTGA
- the metG gene encoding methionine--tRNA ligase, translating into MARDKFYITTPIFYPNGKPHIGHAYTVIATDAMARFQRLDGKDVFFLSGTDEHGLKMQQTADKEGISAQELADRNTAVFRDMIAALGGSNDQFIRTTEERHHRACQAIWQKMADNGDIYLDSYSGWYSVRQEAYFDESETTVGEDGVRREPLGSPVEWNEEETYFFRLSAYQDKLLAHYEANPDFIGPAERRNEVMSFVRSGLKDLSISRSTFNWGVPVPGDEKHVMYVWVDALTNYITAAGYPDTNAERWSYWPANVHVIGKDIVRFHAVYWPAFLMSAGIELPKRVYAHGFLFNRGEKMSKSVGNVVDPFTLIEHYGLDAVRYFFLREVPFGQDGSYSHDAIVNRTNADLANDLGNLAQRSLSMIAKNCDGVVPEKGTLGEEDFAILKRAGEALETARTAMGTQALHQALGAIFNVVAEANRYFAGQEPWALKKTDPTRMQSVLYTTAELVRRVAILCQPFIPGSAEKLLDLLAVDKGARSFAHLGEENALVSGSALPAPQPVFPRYVEPKTDGEGA; encoded by the coding sequence ATGGCCCGCGATAAGTTTTACATCACCACTCCGATTTTTTATCCCAACGGCAAACCGCATATCGGCCATGCCTATACGGTGATCGCGACAGATGCGATGGCACGCTTCCAGCGGCTTGATGGAAAAGATGTTTTCTTCCTGTCTGGCACGGACGAGCACGGGCTGAAAATGCAGCAGACCGCAGACAAGGAGGGCATCAGCGCACAAGAGCTGGCGGACCGGAACACAGCCGTTTTCCGCGACATGATTGCTGCGCTGGGTGGCTCGAACGACCAGTTCATCCGCACAACGGAGGAACGGCATCATCGTGCCTGCCAGGCGATCTGGCAGAAGATGGCCGACAATGGCGACATCTATCTGGACAGCTATTCGGGCTGGTATTCGGTGCGGCAGGAAGCCTATTTCGATGAGAGCGAAACAACGGTCGGCGAGGATGGCGTGCGCCGCGAACCGTTAGGGTCACCTGTGGAATGGAACGAGGAAGAAACCTATTTCTTCCGTCTTTCCGCCTATCAGGACAAGCTGCTTGCTCACTACGAGGCCAATCCGGACTTCATCGGCCCCGCAGAACGCCGCAACGAGGTTATGAGCTTCGTGCGCTCGGGCCTGAAGGATTTGTCCATTTCGCGCTCGACATTCAACTGGGGCGTTCCGGTGCCGGGTGATGAGAAGCATGTGATGTATGTGTGGGTGGATGCGCTGACCAATTACATCACCGCTGCCGGCTATCCTGATACGAATGCCGAGCGCTGGTCTTACTGGCCAGCGAACGTGCATGTGATCGGCAAGGATATCGTGCGCTTTCACGCCGTCTATTGGCCGGCATTTCTGATGTCGGCCGGCATAGAATTGCCCAAGCGCGTCTATGCGCATGGCTTCTTGTTCAACCGCGGTGAGAAGATGTCGAAATCGGTCGGCAATGTGGTCGACCCGTTCACGCTCATCGAGCACTACGGTCTGGATGCGGTGCGCTATTTCTTCCTCCGCGAAGTGCCGTTCGGACAGGATGGCAGCTACAGCCATGACGCCATCGTCAACCGCACCAACGCGGATCTGGCGAATGATCTGGGCAATCTCGCCCAACGCTCGCTCTCGATGATTGCCAAGAATTGCGATGGTGTCGTTCCCGAGAAGGGCACGCTTGGCGAGGAGGACTTTGCCATTCTGAAGCGCGCTGGCGAGGCGCTGGAGACGGCCCGGACCGCTATGGGCACGCAGGCGCTGCATCAGGCGCTCGGTGCGATCTTTAATGTGGTCGCCGAAGCAAACCGCTATTTTGCGGGGCAGGAGCCCTGGGCGCTGAAGAAAACGGATCCGACGCGTATGCAGTCTGTACTCTACACGACCGCCGAACTGGTGCGTCGTGTGGCCATTCTTTGCCAGCCCTTCATACCGGGGTCGGCCGAGAAGCTGCTCGATCTTCTGGCGGTCGACAAGGGCGCGCGGTCGTTTGCTCATCTGGGAGAGGAAAACGCCCTGGTGTCCGGCTCCGCTCTGCCGGCTCCGCAGCCTGTCTTTCCACGCTATGTCGAACCCAAGACGGACGGTGAGGGAGCCTGA
- a CDS encoding 2,4'-dihydroxyacetophenone dioxygenase family protein, with protein MAQSEDEKRMPYQLPMPPEASSDIVVSSVIPEDDRVWVPQAEQVWFRPLCLNASQGYWVNLLKVRKAGVLARHRHPNPVHGYVIKGRWHYLEHDWVAEEGGYVYEPPGETHTLVVPEDVEEMITLFQVNGVMYYVDPWGKHEGFEDVFTKIEMCRNHYEKVGLGRDFVDQFIR; from the coding sequence ATGGCCCAGAGCGAAGACGAAAAGAGAATGCCTTACCAACTGCCAATGCCGCCAGAGGCGAGCAGTGACATCGTTGTTTCCAGCGTTATCCCTGAGGATGACCGGGTGTGGGTTCCGCAGGCCGAGCAGGTCTGGTTTCGACCGCTCTGCCTTAATGCCTCGCAGGGTTACTGGGTGAACCTTCTGAAGGTGCGAAAGGCGGGAGTTCTGGCCCGCCATCGCCACCCGAATCCCGTTCATGGCTATGTGATCAAGGGGCGATGGCATTATCTCGAGCATGACTGGGTGGCCGAAGAGGGGGGCTATGTCTATGAGCCGCCGGGTGAAACCCACACCCTTGTGGTGCCCGAGGACGTCGAGGAAATGATCACGCTGTTTCAGGTGAATGGGGTGATGTATTACGTCGATCCATGGGGCAAACATGAAGGCTTCGAGGACGTCTTCACCAAGATCGAGATGTGCCGCAACCACTATGAAAAGGTAGGATTGGGCCGCGACTTCGTCGATCAATTTATTCGTTAG
- the tmk gene encoding dTMP kinase, giving the protein MSRGFFITFEGGEGAGKSTQIMQLAASLREQGHDVIITREPGGSSGAEAVRHVLLSGAAEPFGPAMEAILFAAARSDHVEQVIRPAIKRGAIVLCDRFMDSSRVYQGVTGNLDRDFMESLERVTVNGMVPDLTLILDIDPEEGLRRANARRGAEAPDRFEKEALATHRRRRKAFLEIAKAEPARCVVIDASMPADRVTTAIRRAVQHTMAQFEARHERSEA; this is encoded by the coding sequence TTGTCTCGCGGATTCTTCATTACATTCGAGGGAGGCGAGGGGGCCGGAAAATCGACTCAGATCATGCAGCTTGCTGCCAGTCTGCGAGAGCAGGGGCACGATGTGATCATCACGCGTGAGCCCGGCGGTTCTTCGGGGGCGGAAGCGGTTCGGCATGTGCTCCTGTCGGGTGCGGCGGAGCCTTTTGGACCCGCGATGGAGGCCATACTTTTTGCGGCAGCACGCTCCGACCACGTGGAGCAGGTAATCCGCCCGGCGATCAAGCGCGGAGCCATTGTTCTGTGCGACAGGTTCATGGATTCCTCGCGTGTCTACCAGGGTGTGACCGGCAATCTCGATCGCGATTTCATGGAAAGTCTTGAGCGTGTCACCGTCAACGGCATGGTGCCGGACCTGACGCTCATCCTCGATATCGACCCTGAAGAGGGATTGCGCAGGGCCAACGCCAGACGCGGGGCTGAAGCGCCGGACCGCTTCGAAAAGGAAGCGCTTGCAACGCACCGCCGCCGAAGAAAAGCGTTTCTGGAAATCGCCAAGGCCGAGCCTGCACGCTGTGTGGTAATCGATGCATCGATGCCAGCCGACAGGGTCACGACGGCCATCCGGCGCGCTGTTCAGCATACCATGGCACAATTTGAGGCAAGACATGAAAGGAGCGAGGCCTAA
- a CDS encoding septal ring lytic transglycosylase RlpA family protein — protein sequence MSFPTAARRLSGRRLSCGIAIAACAALLTACNSTTPKVAVSKSKSKEYFAESEYGVKASPRISTKSSNLRRGGGRYQVGKPYQIKGRWYHPKEDPDYEKVGAASWYGDAFHGRLTANGEIYDMTHLTAAHPTMPLPSYARVTNMNNGSSVLVRVNDRGPFAHNRIIDLSKRAAQLLDYQSAGVAQVKVEYVGPAPLEGRDDEYLLASYRPSGVAPDPSDGQATGVMVAMNGPTPTAMLPGVKAADAFASQPGLTPPTPIAASSAFELPSSGPIVPDRPRTAPLDAVPQNMAALSYADQRINAAAGAFDSVLSANNALRSQDVSRWWQQKNDTFRPDTPRDTGTFVSVGVWTERSQAEVRARELATYGEPQIETVYDESGAVHYALKVTPSTQSLVDTLLQAAWASGADDAFIVR from the coding sequence ATGAGTTTTCCGACTGCCGCTCGCCGTTTATCAGGCCGACGCTTATCTTGCGGAATTGCCATTGCTGCCTGCGCAGCATTGTTGACCGCATGCAACTCGACGACGCCGAAGGTTGCGGTCAGCAAAAGCAAATCCAAGGAATATTTCGCCGAATCCGAATACGGCGTGAAAGCAAGCCCGCGTATTTCCACAAAATCCTCCAACCTCCGCCGGGGCGGGGGACGGTATCAGGTCGGAAAACCCTATCAAATCAAGGGAAGGTGGTATCATCCCAAGGAAGATCCCGACTACGAGAAGGTCGGTGCAGCTTCCTGGTATGGCGACGCGTTTCATGGCCGACTCACAGCCAATGGCGAAATCTACGACATGACGCATCTGACGGCCGCGCATCCGACGATGCCGTTGCCGAGTTATGCGCGTGTGACCAACATGAACAATGGCAGCTCGGTCCTCGTGCGTGTGAACGACCGTGGACCTTTCGCACACAACCGGATCATCGATCTGTCGAAACGTGCCGCGCAACTTCTCGACTACCAGAGCGCCGGCGTGGCTCAGGTGAAGGTCGAATATGTGGGGCCCGCCCCGCTGGAAGGCCGTGATGACGAATATCTGCTGGCCTCTTACAGACCAAGCGGTGTAGCGCCTGATCCTTCCGACGGGCAGGCCACCGGTGTGATGGTGGCCATGAATGGCCCGACACCGACAGCCATGCTCCCTGGCGTAAAGGCGGCCGATGCCTTCGCCAGCCAGCCCGGCCTGACACCACCCACGCCGATTGCGGCATCGTCAGCGTTTGAATTGCCGAGTTCGGGACCGATCGTGCCTGATCGTCCGCGTACGGCACCGCTCGACGCTGTTCCGCAGAATATGGCGGCACTTTCCTATGCAGACCAGCGCATCAATGCTGCGGCGGGCGCCTTTGACAGCGTACTGAGCGCCAACAATGCGCTGCGATCACAAGATGTTTCACGCTGGTGGCAGCAGAAAAACGACACGTTTCGGCCTGATACCCCAAGGGATACCGGCACATTTGTGAGCGTGGGTGTTTGGACGGAGCGTTCGCAAGCAGAGGTGCGGGCGCGGGAACTGGCAACCTATGGCGAGCCGCAGATTGAAACCGTATACGATGAATCGGGCGCCGTTCATTACGCTTTGAAGGTGACGCCCAGCACGCAGTCGCTTGTGGACACGCTTCTGCAGGCAGCCTGGGCAAGTGGGGCGGACGACGCATTCATCGTGCGATAG
- a CDS encoding D-alanyl-D-alanine carboxypeptidase family protein — translation MFSAYKRTLFFACCLLLFGSQTVSAQLFETRAEQAFLVEAETGTVLFSKNPDERIPPASLAKLMTMEVVFNAIKSGRLSLSDEFYVSEHAWRTGGAVSGTSTMFAEIKSSVPLEALIQGVIVQSANDGCIIIAEGMAGSEENFAQLMTERAKKIGLRDSVFVNATGLPAEGQHVTMRDLVTLAMHLQREYPQFYKYYSQDAFTWNKILQRNRNPLLRMDIGAEGLKTGFTEASGYAIVGAVNRNGRRLFAAMSGLSSEAERAEEARKLLDWGIRAFEKIDLFNTGETVGQVSVFGGEKAELAVRAKGPIAIFRPITNADRLRARIVYQGPIPAPVEEGDEVGTLKVWIGDTLSQETPLYAAESVEKGGLPDRALDAVGELLIGWLRKYRS, via the coding sequence TTGTTTTCCGCGTACAAAAGAACACTGTTTTTTGCCTGCTGCCTTCTGCTGTTTGGAAGCCAGACAGTCTCGGCACAGCTTTTTGAAACCCGTGCTGAACAGGCATTTCTGGTTGAAGCCGAGACCGGCACGGTGCTTTTTTCGAAAAACCCCGACGAGCGTATACCGCCTGCCTCATTGGCCAAACTGATGACGATGGAAGTCGTTTTCAACGCGATAAAAAGCGGGCGGCTCTCGCTGAGCGACGAGTTTTATGTCAGTGAGCATGCCTGGCGGACCGGCGGGGCGGTATCCGGCACCTCGACGATGTTTGCCGAGATCAAGTCTTCCGTTCCGCTAGAAGCCTTGATCCAGGGTGTGATCGTCCAGTCCGCCAACGATGGTTGCATTATCATCGCCGAGGGAATGGCCGGGTCGGAAGAAAACTTTGCCCAGTTGATGACCGAACGGGCGAAAAAGATCGGCCTCAGAGATTCCGTTTTCGTGAACGCGACGGGCCTGCCCGCCGAGGGGCAGCATGTGACAATGCGTGATCTGGTTACGCTGGCGATGCATCTGCAGCGGGAATATCCGCAGTTCTACAAATACTATTCTCAAGATGCCTTCACCTGGAACAAGATCCTCCAGCGAAACCGCAATCCGCTCCTGCGCATGGATATCGGGGCCGAGGGGCTCAAGACCGGTTTCACGGAAGCCTCCGGCTATGCCATCGTTGGCGCGGTGAACCGCAATGGCCGCCGCTTGTTTGCTGCCATGAGCGGGCTGTCGAGCGAAGCCGAACGGGCGGAGGAAGCGCGCAAGCTGCTTGATTGGGGTATTCGCGCCTTCGAGAAGATCGACCTTTTCAACACCGGGGAAACGGTCGGTCAAGTTTCGGTTTTCGGGGGAGAAAAGGCCGAACTGGCGGTCCGTGCCAAGGGGCCGATCGCCATCTTTCGCCCCATCACCAATGCAGACCGTTTGCGCGCGCGCATCGTCTATCAGGGGCCGATCCCGGCTCCCGTGGAAGAGGGCGATGAGGTCGGCACGCTGAAGGTCTGGATCGGCGATACGCTGAGCCAGGAGACGCCTCTTTATGCGGCAGAAAGCGTTGAAAAGGGAGGGCTTCCTGACCGCGCGCTTGATGCTGTGGGTGAGTTGCTGATCGGTTGGCTGCGCAAGTACCGCTCCTGA
- a CDS encoding SDR family NAD(P)-dependent oxidoreductase gives MTRTIVVVGGSSGIGRAIATGFAGEDGTRVVATGHEEGFIADLPENVESAVLDVQDADAVATFFAGFNRIDVLVNCAGVIRRNGAEFRHQDFAEVLDINLNGTQRCCEAAHIALQAAGGCIINTASMLTYFGSATSPAYAASKGGVAQLTKSLAIAWAADGIRVNAIAPGWIVTDLTRALTEDTARSEHILSRTPMKRWGRPADLAGPARFLASPEAAFVTGVILPVDGGYSAS, from the coding sequence ATGACGAGAACGATTGTCGTGGTCGGTGGATCGAGCGGCATTGGCCGCGCCATCGCCACGGGATTTGCGGGCGAGGACGGCACACGCGTTGTGGCAACCGGGCACGAAGAAGGCTTCATCGCCGACCTGCCGGAGAACGTGGAGAGCGCGGTGCTAGATGTGCAGGATGCCGATGCCGTGGCCACGTTCTTCGCCGGTTTCAATCGTATCGACGTGCTTGTCAATTGCGCAGGGGTGATCCGGCGCAACGGAGCGGAGTTTCGCCATCAGGATTTCGCAGAGGTGCTGGATATCAACCTCAACGGAACGCAGCGCTGCTGCGAGGCTGCCCATATTGCGCTCCAGGCCGCCGGTGGCTGCATCATCAACACCGCATCCATGCTCACCTACTTCGGCAGCGCCACCTCACCGGCCTATGCCGCTTCCAAAGGGGGTGTGGCACAGCTCACCAAGTCGCTGGCCATTGCCTGGGCTGCCGATGGCATCCGTGTCAACGCGATCGCCCCGGGCTGGATCGTCACCGACCTGACACGGGCGCTGACTGAAGACACTGCGCGCAGCGAACACATCTTGTCGCGCACACCCATGAAACGTTGGGGCAGGCCGGCAGATCTTGCTGGCCCCGCTCGTTTTCTCGCATCTCCCGAAGCTGCCTTCGTCACCGGCGTCATCCTGCCCGTCGATGGCGGTTATTCAGCCTCTTGA
- a CDS encoding TatD family hydrolase: MLVDSHCHLDFPDFEEDRAGFIERAGEAGVGLMVTISTRVRQFDRIRAIAEAHQNVFCSVGTHPHNADEELYVTADELVHLAGHPKVVAIGEAGLDYFYDKAPRDAQAQGFHTHIEAARQTGLPLVIHARNADDDMIAILEEETGKGAFPFILHCFSSGAALAKAGVELGGYISFSGILTFRNSQELRDIAKTVPHDRLLVETDAPYLAPVPKRGKRNEPAFVAHTAHVLAETIGLSDEETARLTTENFFRLFTKVPRDAAR, translated from the coding sequence ATGCTGGTCGACAGTCATTGCCATCTGGATTTCCCCGATTTCGAGGAGGACCGGGCAGGTTTCATTGAGCGCGCTGGTGAAGCCGGTGTCGGACTTATGGTGACGATATCGACCCGCGTGCGCCAGTTCGACCGCATTCGGGCGATAGCCGAGGCGCATCAGAACGTCTTTTGTTCCGTTGGCACTCATCCGCACAATGCGGATGAGGAGCTGTACGTGACAGCCGACGAACTTGTTCACCTTGCCGGCCATCCCAAGGTGGTCGCCATAGGTGAAGCCGGACTCGACTATTTCTATGACAAAGCTCCGCGCGACGCCCAGGCTCAGGGCTTTCACACGCATATCGAGGCGGCTCGCCAGACAGGTTTGCCGCTCGTCATTCATGCGCGCAATGCCGATGATGACATGATTGCCATTCTAGAAGAAGAAACAGGGAAGGGGGCCTTCCCCTTCATTCTGCACTGTTTTTCTTCCGGCGCTGCCCTTGCCAAAGCAGGCGTCGAGCTGGGTGGATATATCTCATTCTCGGGCATTCTGACGTTCCGCAATTCGCAGGAACTGCGCGACATAGCCAAAACTGTGCCGCATGACCGGCTGCTGGTCGAGACCGATGCGCCATACCTTGCACCTGTACCGAAGCGAGGCAAGCGAAATGAACCGGCTTTTGTTGCGCACACGGCGCATGTCCTGGCCGAAACAATCGGTCTTTCCGACGAAGAAACGGCTCGCCTGACGACGGAAAATTTTTTCCGCCTGTTCACGAAAGTGCCACGGGACGCTGCGCGGTGA
- a CDS encoding RraA family protein yields the protein MNKPYATDTEMFALMRERLFTAVLGDILDEMGLQNQFLPAGIAPLKQKMVLVGRAMPVLEADVFGKGGDEARGPLAHKPFGLMLEALDDLKPGEVYVATGASLRYALWGELMATRAGFLKAAGAVLDGYVRDADGIETLGFPTFCRGVYAQDQGPRGKVIDFRSPVQIEGIKVEPGALVFGDREGVLIIPPDAEEEVVRRSLEKAETENRVGDAIRAGMPAVEAFETFGVM from the coding sequence ATGAACAAACCTTATGCCACCGACACGGAAATGTTCGCGCTGATGCGTGAGCGGCTGTTCACCGCCGTGCTCGGCGACATTCTTGACGAGATGGGCCTGCAGAATCAGTTTCTGCCGGCCGGCATCGCACCATTGAAACAGAAGATGGTGCTGGTTGGCCGCGCCATGCCGGTTCTCGAAGCCGATGTGTTCGGCAAAGGGGGAGACGAGGCGCGCGGTCCGCTCGCGCACAAGCCCTTCGGGCTCATGCTCGAGGCACTGGACGATCTCAAACCAGGAGAGGTGTACGTCGCCACCGGCGCGTCGCTGCGCTATGCGCTGTGGGGCGAGCTCATGGCGACACGGGCAGGCTTCCTGAAAGCGGCCGGCGCCGTGCTCGATGGTTATGTGCGGGATGCCGATGGCATCGAAACACTCGGCTTCCCGACCTTCTGTCGTGGTGTCTATGCGCAGGATCAGGGACCGCGCGGCAAGGTCATCGATTTCCGTTCTCCGGTTCAGATAGAAGGCATCAAGGTCGAGCCCGGCGCACTCGTCTTCGGTGACCGCGAGGGCGTGCTCATCATCCCGCCCGACGCCGAAGAGGAAGTGGTGCGCCGTTCGCTGGAGAAGGCGGAAACGGAAAACCGGGTCGGCGACGCGATCCGCGCAGGCATGCCCGCCGTCGAGGCGTTCGAAACCTTTGGCGTGATGTAA
- a CDS encoding DNA polymerase III subunit delta' — translation MFERTAPERFDTLPEIPEPSENPLLVGHERVADMLAGAYRAGKLHHGLLFAGPPGIGKATLAFHLANHLFTHPRAEDAPEKLSVPDPKSQAFRLIAQDAHPSLLHLSRPFVERDKKFKTVITVDEIRRIQRFLSLTTHDGGYRVVIVDPADDLNVSAANALLKSLEEPPPRTVFILIAHSLGRLLPTIRSRCQIVRFQPLSTPDLAGLLRALDAADGGNDEEIAARAQGSVRNAILLSQFGGAEIADVLQKLVTARSFDAAESLRLGEAVSGRERDVQFAIFNRTVLDLINQFATTRAEAGDTRGAAAAADLWDEINTAIRDAETFNLDRKQHASGIAAKLNAAFNA, via the coding sequence ATGTTCGAACGCACCGCGCCGGAACGCTTTGATACCTTGCCGGAAATCCCCGAGCCTTCGGAGAATCCGCTTTTGGTCGGGCATGAAAGGGTGGCGGACATGCTGGCCGGTGCCTACCGGGCGGGTAAACTGCATCACGGGCTTCTTTTTGCCGGACCTCCCGGCATCGGCAAGGCCACGCTCGCTTTTCACCTTGCCAATCATCTTTTCACCCATCCGCGGGCGGAGGATGCACCAGAGAAACTGTCGGTGCCGGATCCAAAATCACAGGCTTTCCGACTGATCGCTCAGGATGCGCACCCCTCGCTGCTGCACCTGTCGCGGCCCTTTGTGGAGCGGGACAAGAAGTTCAAAACAGTCATCACTGTGGATGAAATCCGCCGCATTCAACGATTTTTGTCGCTGACAACCCATGATGGCGGATACCGGGTCGTGATTGTCGATCCGGCAGACGATCTCAATGTCAGCGCCGCAAACGCACTTTTGAAGAGTCTCGAAGAACCGCCGCCGCGAACGGTCTTCATTCTGATCGCCCACTCGCTCGGGCGGCTTCTTCCCACGATCCGCTCACGCTGCCAGATCGTGCGCTTTCAACCGCTTTCAACGCCGGATCTCGCGGGTTTGTTGCGCGCACTCGATGCGGCAGATGGTGGCAACGATGAAGAGATCGCCGCACGAGCCCAGGGGAGTGTGCGCAACGCGATCCTTCTCTCGCAGTTCGGTGGAGCCGAGATTGCTGATGTTTTGCAGAAACTCGTGACGGCGCGCAGCTTTGATGCCGCCGAATCCTTGCGGCTTGGCGAAGCGGTCAGCGGACGCGAGCGAGACGTCCAGTTTGCGATCTTCAATCGCACGGTGCTGGACCTGATCAATCAGTTCGCCACGACGCGCGCTGAAGCCGGTGACACAAGAGGGGCTGCAGCAGCGGCGGACCTGTGGGACGAGATAAACACAGCCATCCGGGATGCGGAAACGTTCAATCTCGACCGCAAGCAGCATGCCTCCGGCATTGCCGCGAAGCTTAATGCCGCATTCAACGCCTGA